Proteins encoded in a region of the Streptomyces sp. NBC_01471 genome:
- a CDS encoding aldehyde dehydrogenase family protein encodes MPELFIGGTWTAAADGGLREIRCPADGTLVATVDEAGARDASAAVAAAREAFDRGPWPATPAAERGALLLRVAALIERDQDALARAESLDTGKRLVESEYDMADIANCFRYFGNLVASGGTDRVVDTGDPGVDSRIVHEPVGVCALITPWNYPLLQTAWKVAPALGAGNTFVLKPSELTPHTAVFLMRLLTEAGLPDGAANLVLGTGPDVGAPLSEDPRVDMVSFTGGLVTGRRIMAAAAPTVKKVALELGGKNPNIVFADAEYESAVDYALTAVFLHSGQVCSAGARLLVQDELHDRFVEDVVAGARAIPLGGPFDERARTGPLISAAHREKVEAYVAAGLAEGAVLRCGGARPEDPALDDGFYYLPTVLDECTPEMSVVRDESFGPVLTVERFSDEDEAVALANDTVYGLSGGVWSQDVGRAHRVASRLRAGTVWINDFQPYVPQAEWGGMKQSGFGRELGPAGLAEYQEAKHVWRNLSPRPLRWFE; translated from the coding sequence ATGCCTGAGCTGTTCATCGGCGGGACCTGGACGGCCGCCGCTGACGGGGGGCTCCGCGAGATCCGCTGCCCCGCCGACGGCACCCTGGTGGCCACGGTCGACGAGGCCGGGGCGCGGGACGCCTCGGCGGCGGTCGCCGCGGCGCGTGAGGCGTTCGACCGCGGGCCGTGGCCCGCGACCCCGGCCGCCGAGCGGGGTGCGCTGCTGCTGCGGGTCGCCGCCCTGATCGAACGCGACCAGGACGCGCTCGCCCGCGCCGAGTCCCTGGACACCGGGAAGCGGCTCGTGGAGAGCGAGTACGACATGGCGGACATCGCCAACTGCTTCCGCTACTTCGGCAATCTGGTGGCGTCCGGCGGCACCGACCGTGTCGTCGACACCGGGGACCCGGGTGTCGACAGCCGGATCGTGCACGAACCGGTCGGTGTGTGCGCGCTGATCACCCCCTGGAACTATCCGCTGCTCCAGACCGCGTGGAAGGTCGCGCCGGCACTGGGCGCCGGCAACACGTTCGTCCTAAAACCGAGTGAACTGACGCCGCACACCGCTGTCTTCCTGATGCGGCTGCTGACCGAGGCCGGGCTGCCGGACGGGGCCGCCAACCTCGTCCTGGGCACCGGTCCGGACGTCGGCGCACCGCTCAGCGAGGACCCGCGGGTCGACATGGTGTCCTTCACCGGCGGGCTGGTCACCGGACGCCGCATCATGGCCGCCGCGGCACCCACGGTGAAGAAGGTCGCCCTGGAGCTCGGCGGCAAGAACCCCAACATCGTCTTCGCGGACGCGGAGTACGAGAGCGCCGTCGACTACGCCCTGACCGCCGTGTTCCTCCACTCCGGGCAGGTCTGCTCGGCAGGTGCGCGGCTGCTCGTCCAGGACGAGCTGCACGACCGGTTCGTCGAGGACGTCGTGGCCGGGGCGCGGGCCATCCCGCTGGGCGGCCCCTTCGACGAGCGTGCGCGTACCGGTCCGCTGATCTCGGCGGCACACCGCGAGAAGGTCGAGGCGTATGTCGCGGCCGGCCTCGCCGAGGGCGCGGTGCTCCGCTGCGGGGGCGCACGGCCGGAGGACCCGGCGCTGGACGACGGCTTCTACTACCTGCCGACGGTGCTGGACGAGTGCACTCCGGAGATGTCCGTGGTGCGTGACGAGTCGTTCGGCCCGGTCCTGACGGTCGAGCGGTTCAGCGACGAGGACGAAGCGGTCGCCCTCGCCAATGACACGGTCTACGGACTGTCCGGAGGGGTCTGGTCCCAGGATGTCGGCCGGGCCCACCGGGTGGCGTCCCGGCTGCGGGCCGGCACCGTATGGATCAATGACTTCCAGCCGTACGTACCGCAGGCCGAGTGGGGCGGAATGAAGCAGTCCGGCTTCGGCCGCGAGCTGGGCCCCGCGGGTCTCGCGGAGTACCAGGAGGCCAAGCACGTGTGGCGCAACCTGTCGCCGCGTCCGCTGAGGTGGTTCGAGTGA
- a CDS encoding APC family permease, with amino-acid sequence MRRPGSAGAGGTGGEGTTPDPAGAARTQSQDDDDSLSAFGYKPELKRTLGNFHTFAAGISYISILTGTFQLFYFGVSFGGPAYWWSWPMVFIGQLMVALCFCELAARYPVAGSVYNWAKKLGGPHVGWLGGWMMMTATMVSLAAVALAYQITLPQISATFQFVGDGTGKTDAAENAVLLGSVLILFTTLVNAFGVKLMARINSAGVMVELIAAVVLIILLAAHITRGPSAITETHGIGAGQTLGYFRAFLTASLASAYVMYGFDTASSLGEESVDPSRNAPRAILRALFFSFLLGGLILLFALLAVPDLTSKKLAADGLQYVVLSTLGSTIGQIVLWCVVVAITVCELAVHAAGIRLAFAMARDNCLPASSLLARVSPRFKTPVLPAIIIGIVGIVILVININQPQIFSVITSIAIIMIYVAYLLVTTPMLIRRLRGTWEPAEGRFSLGRFGLPINILAVLWGFAMSLNLAWPRSKVYNATGPHHWYLQWGAFVFIGIVGGGGFAYYWFVQRKKTGVLDAHRAVLEDPQPPAV; translated from the coding sequence GTGAGGCGGCCCGGCTCGGCCGGAGCGGGCGGTACCGGCGGGGAGGGCACCACACCGGATCCCGCGGGCGCGGCCCGTACGCAGAGCCAGGACGACGACGATTCGCTCTCGGCGTTCGGATACAAGCCCGAACTCAAGCGCACCCTCGGCAACTTCCACACCTTCGCAGCCGGGATCAGCTACATCTCGATCCTGACCGGTACCTTCCAGCTGTTCTACTTCGGTGTCAGCTTCGGCGGGCCCGCCTACTGGTGGTCCTGGCCGATGGTCTTCATCGGCCAGCTGATGGTGGCCCTCTGCTTCTGCGAGCTGGCCGCCCGGTACCCCGTGGCGGGCTCCGTCTACAACTGGGCGAAGAAGCTCGGCGGCCCGCACGTCGGCTGGCTCGGCGGCTGGATGATGATGACCGCCACGATGGTGTCGCTGGCCGCCGTGGCGCTCGCGTACCAGATCACGCTGCCGCAGATCTCCGCGACGTTCCAGTTCGTCGGGGACGGGACCGGCAAGACCGACGCGGCGGAGAACGCCGTCCTGCTGGGCAGCGTGCTGATCCTCTTCACCACCTTGGTGAACGCCTTCGGGGTCAAGCTGATGGCCCGGATCAACTCCGCCGGTGTCATGGTCGAGCTGATCGCGGCCGTCGTCCTGATCATCCTGCTGGCCGCGCACATCACCCGGGGCCCCTCCGCGATCACCGAAACCCACGGCATCGGCGCGGGGCAGACCCTGGGCTACTTCCGCGCGTTCCTGACCGCTTCGCTCGCCTCCGCGTATGTGATGTACGGCTTCGACACGGCGTCCTCGCTCGGTGAGGAGAGCGTGGATCCCAGCCGGAACGCTCCGCGGGCGATTCTGCGGGCCCTGTTCTTCTCGTTCCTGCTCGGCGGGCTCATCCTGTTGTTCGCGCTGCTGGCCGTGCCCGACCTGACCTCGAAGAAGCTGGCCGCTGACGGTCTCCAGTACGTGGTGCTCTCCACGCTCGGCTCGACGATCGGCCAGATCGTGCTGTGGTGTGTGGTCGTCGCGATCACGGTCTGCGAACTGGCCGTGCACGCCGCGGGCATCCGGCTGGCCTTCGCGATGGCCCGCGACAACTGCCTGCCGGCGTCGTCCCTGCTCGCCCGGGTCAGCCCGCGGTTCAAGACACCGGTCCTTCCCGCGATCATCATCGGGATCGTCGGCATCGTGATCCTGGTGATCAACATCAACCAGCCGCAGATCTTCTCGGTGATCACGAGCATCGCGATCATCATGATCTACGTGGCGTATCTGCTGGTCACCACCCCGATGCTGATCCGGCGGCTGCGCGGCACCTGGGAGCCGGCCGAAGGGCGCTTCTCGCTCGGCCGGTTCGGGTTGCCCATCAACATCCTCGCGGTGCTGTGGGGCTTCGCCATGTCGCTCAACCTGGCCTGGCCCCGCAGCAAGGTCTACAACGCGACGGGCCCGCACCACTGGTACCTCCAGTGGGGCGCGTTCGTCTTCATCGGCATCGTCGGCGGTGGCGGGTTCGCGTACTACTGGTTCGTCCAGCGCAAGAAGACCGGCGTGCTGGACGCACACCGCGCCGTCCTGGAGGACCCGCAGCCGCCCGCCGTATGA
- a CDS encoding GMC family oxidoreductase, whose amino-acid sequence MSEETSERAGDRGTYDYVVVGGGTAGAVVAARLSEDPSVTVCVLEAGPSDAGDDNVLRLDRWMALLESGYDWDYPVEPQENGNSFMRHARAKVLGGCSSHNSCIAFWAPAEDLDEWGALGCTGWSAADCFPLYRRLESNDAPGDHHGRSGPVTIRTVPPADPCGAALLDACAEAGIPRTPFNTGTTVVRGAHWFQINAREDGTRSSASVSYLHPVLADRPNLEIRTGLQAKRLLFDADERCTGVEYLEPDTVHSGSVTARREVIVSCGAIDSPKLLMLSGIGPAGHLRESGIGVRVDSPGVGSHLQDHPEGVIMWEAKRPMVTSSTQWWEIGIFSDTEPDLDRPDLMFHYGSVPFDMNTYRRGYPTTDNAFCLTPNVTRARSMGTVRLRTRDFRDKPRVDPRYFTDDHDIRVMTYGLRLARKIVSQPAMAEWAGTELAPGPAARSDDELFSYIRETHNTVYHPAGTVRMGAAGDPDSPLDPQLRVKGVTGLRVADASVMPFLPTVNPCITTMMIGEKCADMIKEG is encoded by the coding sequence ATGTCCGAGGAAACGTCCGAGCGCGCCGGCGACCGCGGCACGTACGACTACGTAGTGGTGGGCGGCGGTACCGCGGGCGCGGTCGTCGCCGCCCGGCTGAGCGAGGACCCCTCCGTCACGGTCTGCGTGCTGGAGGCCGGTCCGTCGGATGCGGGCGACGACAACGTGCTGCGGCTCGACCGGTGGATGGCCCTGCTGGAGTCCGGCTACGACTGGGACTACCCGGTGGAGCCGCAGGAGAACGGCAACAGCTTCATGCGGCACGCCAGGGCCAAGGTCCTGGGCGGCTGCTCGTCGCACAACTCCTGCATCGCCTTCTGGGCACCGGCCGAGGACCTGGACGAGTGGGGCGCGCTGGGCTGTACGGGCTGGAGCGCGGCGGACTGCTTTCCGCTCTACAGACGGCTGGAGAGCAATGACGCGCCCGGTGACCACCACGGCCGTTCCGGTCCTGTGACCATCCGGACCGTCCCGCCGGCCGACCCGTGCGGCGCGGCGCTGCTGGACGCCTGCGCGGAGGCCGGGATTCCCCGTACCCCCTTCAACACGGGGACGACGGTGGTGCGCGGGGCGCACTGGTTCCAGATCAACGCCCGTGAGGACGGCACGCGTTCGTCGGCTTCGGTGTCCTATCTGCACCCGGTGCTCGCGGACCGGCCGAATCTGGAGATCCGGACCGGGCTCCAGGCCAAGCGGCTGCTCTTCGACGCGGACGAGCGGTGCACCGGTGTGGAGTACCTGGAGCCCGACACGGTGCACAGCGGCTCGGTGACCGCACGCCGCGAGGTGATCGTCAGCTGCGGGGCCATCGACTCGCCGAAGCTGCTGATGCTGTCGGGCATCGGACCGGCCGGGCACCTGCGCGAGAGCGGGATCGGCGTACGGGTGGACTCCCCCGGCGTCGGATCCCACCTTCAGGACCACCCGGAGGGCGTGATCATGTGGGAAGCGAAGCGGCCCATGGTCACCTCCTCCACCCAGTGGTGGGAGATCGGCATCTTCTCCGACACCGAACCGGACCTGGACCGGCCCGACCTGATGTTCCACTACGGCTCGGTGCCCTTCGACATGAACACCTATCGGCGGGGCTATCCGACGACGGACAACGCGTTCTGTCTCACCCCGAACGTCACCCGGGCCCGCTCGATGGGCACGGTCCGGCTGCGTACCCGCGACTTCCGGGACAAGCCCCGCGTCGATCCGCGCTACTTCACCGACGACCACGACATCAGGGTGATGACCTACGGCCTGCGGCTCGCGCGGAAGATCGTCTCCCAGCCCGCGATGGCCGAATGGGCCGGCACGGAGCTGGCGCCGGGGCCGGCCGCACGCTCCGACGACGAGCTGTTCTCGTACATCCGCGAGACCCACAACACCGTGTACCACCCCGCGGGCACCGTGCGGATGGGCGCGGCCGGGGACCCGGATTCCCCGCTCGACCCGCAGCTGCGGGTGAAGGGCGTGACCGGGCTGCGAGTGGCCGACGCGTCGGTCATGCCGTTCCTGCCGACCGTGAATCCGTGCATCACCACCATGATGATCGGCGAGAAGTGCGCCGACATGATCAAGGAGGGCTGA
- a CDS encoding aldehyde dehydrogenase family protein produces MTRYAAPGTEGAIVSYESRYDHWIGGEFVPPARGQYFENPSPVNGRPFTEIARGTAEDVERALDAAHAAAPGWGRTAAGDRATVLNRIADRMEAHLEELAVAESWENGKPVRETLAADIPLAIDHFRYFAGALRAQEGTLSELDDDTVAYHFHEPLGVVGQIIPWNFPILMATWKLAPALAAGNAVVLKPAEQTPASIHFWMSLISDLLPAGVVNIVNGFGSEAGKPLASSPRVAKIAFTGETTTGRLIMQYASENIKPVTLELGGKSPNIFFDDVWSADDDFRDKALEGFTMFALNQGEVCTCPSRALIQRGHYSEFLEAGIARTRQIVPGHPLDTDTMIGAQASNDQLQKILSYLDIGQQEGAKILTGGQRIEYDGELAGGYYVQPTIFEGDNRMRVFQEEIFGPVVAVTSFSDFDDAISTANDTLYGLGAGVWTRDMNTAYRAGRAIQAGRVWTNCYHAYPAHAAFGGYKQSGIGRENHRMMLDHYQQTKNLLVSYSPKKLGFF; encoded by the coding sequence ATGACCCGTTACGCAGCGCCAGGCACCGAGGGCGCGATCGTCTCGTACGAGTCGCGCTACGACCACTGGATCGGCGGGGAGTTCGTCCCGCCCGCCCGCGGGCAGTACTTCGAGAACCCGAGCCCGGTGAACGGCAGGCCGTTCACCGAGATTGCCCGCGGCACCGCCGAGGACGTCGAACGCGCCCTGGACGCGGCGCACGCCGCGGCCCCCGGCTGGGGCCGGACCGCGGCGGGTGACCGGGCGACGGTCCTCAACCGGATCGCCGACCGGATGGAGGCGCATCTGGAGGAGCTGGCGGTCGCCGAGAGCTGGGAGAACGGCAAGCCGGTCCGTGAGACGCTGGCCGCCGACATCCCGCTGGCCATAGACCACTTCCGCTACTTCGCGGGCGCGCTGCGAGCCCAGGAGGGCACGCTCAGCGAGCTGGACGACGACACCGTGGCGTACCACTTCCACGAGCCGCTCGGCGTGGTCGGCCAGATCATTCCGTGGAACTTCCCGATCCTGATGGCGACGTGGAAGCTCGCTCCGGCTCTGGCCGCGGGGAACGCGGTGGTCCTCAAGCCGGCCGAACAGACCCCGGCCTCCATCCACTTCTGGATGAGTCTGATCTCCGACCTGCTGCCGGCCGGTGTGGTCAACATCGTCAACGGCTTCGGCTCGGAGGCGGGCAAGCCGCTGGCGTCGAGTCCGCGGGTCGCGAAGATCGCGTTCACCGGCGAGACCACGACCGGGCGGCTGATCATGCAGTACGCCTCCGAGAACATCAAGCCGGTCACGCTCGAACTCGGCGGCAAGTCCCCGAACATCTTCTTCGACGACGTGTGGTCGGCGGACGACGACTTCCGCGACAAGGCGCTCGAAGGCTTCACGATGTTCGCGCTCAACCAGGGCGAGGTGTGCACCTGCCCGTCGCGCGCGCTGATCCAGCGCGGTCACTACAGCGAATTCCTGGAGGCGGGTATCGCCCGCACCCGGCAGATCGTGCCGGGGCACCCGCTGGACACGGACACGATGATCGGCGCACAGGCCTCCAACGACCAGCTGCAGAAGATCCTCTCGTATCTGGACATCGGCCAGCAGGAGGGCGCGAAGATCCTCACCGGCGGGCAGCGGATCGAGTACGACGGCGAGTTGGCCGGCGGATACTACGTACAGCCGACGATCTTCGAGGGCGACAACAGGATGCGGGTCTTCCAGGAGGAGATCTTCGGCCCGGTCGTCGCCGTCACGTCCTTCTCCGACTTCGACGACGCGATCAGCACAGCGAACGACACGCTGTACGGACTCGGCGCGGGCGTATGGACCCGGGACATGAACACCGCCTACCGTGCGGGCCGCGCCATCCAGGCGGGCCGCGTCTGGACGAACTGCTACCACGCCTACCCCGCGCACGCGGCGTTCGGCGGATACAAGCAGTCCGGCATCGGGCGGGAGAACCACCGGATGATGCTGGACCACTACCAGCAGACGAAGAACCTTCTGGTGTCCTACTCGCCGAAGAAGCTCGGGTTCTTCTAG
- a CDS encoding PepSY-associated TM helix domain-containing protein yields the protein MTDTAPAAPPHSSPPAGPVPAGRIPLPSATGEDAHPPGSPGTWSGLRPLLLRLHFYAGILMGPILLTAAVTGLLYTATPQIESVVYGHELKVSAQGAREPLAAQVEAARLAVPGGHLVSVTRGAGATDSTRVTFDVKGLPEGDTRTAFVNPYNGQVLGTLRTTGEWLPVRAWFDSLHRTLHLGDLGRNYSELAASWLWVEVAGGLALWIGAPRTRQRLRKLFVAHRGPTGRGRTLSWHGVVGLWVSVGFLALSATGLTWSAHAGANIGKIQDSLGGSTPAVSTMTGHHEGSGSRSGSGTTGKDVGIDAVARTADEAGLRGKLVLTPPTDGKSAYVVKENTRHWPERQDSIAVDPATGKVTETLRFDDYPLLAKLTRWGVDAHMGLLFGLANQIVLALIAIALIGMVLWGYRMWWLRRPVRATGLRPGRTPARGTWRRVPGRVMAPLVVVVAVLAYYLPLFGLPLVCFLLGDLVVAAVRRRKETAR from the coding sequence ATGACCGATACCGCACCTGCCGCTCCTCCCCACTCATCTCCTCCGGCGGGGCCCGTACCCGCCGGCCGGATACCGCTCCCCTCCGCCACGGGAGAGGACGCGCATCCGCCCGGCAGCCCGGGCACCTGGAGCGGGCTGCGGCCCCTGCTGCTGCGGCTGCACTTCTATGCGGGCATCCTGATGGGGCCGATCCTGCTGACGGCCGCCGTCACGGGCCTGCTGTACACGGCGACTCCGCAGATCGAGTCGGTGGTGTACGGGCACGAGCTGAAGGTCAGCGCGCAGGGTGCGAGGGAACCGCTCGCCGCGCAGGTCGAGGCGGCGCGACTCGCCGTCCCCGGCGGTCATCTGGTGTCGGTGACGCGAGGGGCGGGCGCCACCGACAGCACGCGCGTCACCTTCGACGTGAAGGGATTGCCGGAGGGCGACACCCGAACCGCCTTCGTGAATCCGTACAACGGTCAAGTCCTCGGCACCCTGCGCACCACCGGTGAGTGGCTGCCCGTCCGGGCCTGGTTCGACAGCCTGCACCGCACGCTGCACCTCGGCGATCTCGGCCGCAACTACAGCGAGTTGGCCGCGAGCTGGCTCTGGGTGGAGGTGGCCGGTGGCCTCGCCCTGTGGATCGGCGCGCCCCGTACCCGGCAGCGGTTGCGCAAGTTGTTCGTCGCCCACCGGGGCCCCACGGGCCGGGGACGCACACTGTCCTGGCACGGCGTGGTCGGCCTGTGGGTGTCCGTCGGGTTCTTGGCACTGTCCGCCACGGGGCTGACGTGGTCGGCGCATGCGGGGGCGAACATCGGAAAGATCCAGGACTCGCTGGGCGGCAGCACGCCCGCCGTCTCCACCATGACCGGTCACCACGAGGGGAGCGGATCGCGGTCCGGTTCCGGGACGACCGGCAAGGACGTCGGTATCGATGCCGTGGCCCGTACAGCCGATGAGGCCGGACTGCGCGGCAAGCTTGTCCTCACACCGCCCACCGACGGCAAGAGCGCATACGTCGTCAAGGAGAACACCCGGCACTGGCCCGAGCGGCAGGACTCGATCGCGGTCGATCCTGCGACGGGCAAGGTCACCGAGACGCTTCGCTTCGACGACTATCCCCTGCTCGCGAAACTCACCCGCTGGGGCGTCGACGCCCACATGGGCCTCCTCTTCGGGCTCGCCAACCAGATCGTGCTGGCGCTGATCGCCATCGCCCTGATCGGCATGGTGCTGTGGGGCTACCGCATGTGGTGGCTGCGCAGGCCCGTCCGGGCCACCGGACTGCGGCCGGGCCGCACCCCGGCACGCGGGACCTGGCGTCGGGTACCCGGCCGGGTCATGGCGCCGCTCGTGGTCGTGGTCGCGGTTCTCGCCTATTACCTGCCTCTTTTCGGACTGCCCCTTGTCTGCTTCCTGCTCGGGGACCTCGTGGTGGCGGCCGTGCGCCGCCGTAAGGAGACCGCGCGATGA
- a CDS encoding DUF5134 domain-containing protein, whose product MIAATGLRWIMTLLFCALAAYGLWRALAPSHAGHPWVARLSHMLHAVMAFAMVAMAWPWGMDLLVVPQVVFFSLAGAWFLIAAVAWPGELVRGRALVSVLPHVVMTGAMAWMVAAMAWGTSMGSMGGGGHAMEDMPGMDMSGSGATGAMGLSGAGDRWSAGVLAFVLLVLALWWLTRGFDTGRFASRPDADGVASDATRGALDLGCHGAMALGMAVMFVVMV is encoded by the coding sequence ATGATCGCCGCCACCGGACTGCGCTGGATCATGACTCTGCTCTTCTGCGCGCTCGCCGCCTACGGACTCTGGCGTGCCCTTGCCCCCTCGCACGCGGGGCACCCGTGGGTGGCGCGGCTCTCACACATGCTGCACGCGGTCATGGCCTTCGCCATGGTCGCGATGGCGTGGCCCTGGGGGATGGACCTGCTCGTCGTGCCCCAGGTGGTGTTCTTCTCGCTTGCCGGCGCCTGGTTCCTCATAGCCGCCGTGGCCTGGCCGGGCGAGCTGGTCCGGGGCCGGGCCCTGGTGAGTGTCCTGCCGCACGTGGTGATGACCGGGGCGATGGCGTGGATGGTGGCGGCGATGGCCTGGGGCACGTCCATGGGCTCGATGGGAGGCGGTGGCCACGCGATGGAGGACATGCCGGGGATGGACATGTCCGGCTCGGGTGCGACAGGCGCGATGGGGCTGAGCGGCGCAGGAGACCGGTGGAGCGCCGGAGTCCTCGCGTTCGTCCTGTTGGTGCTGGCTCTGTGGTGGCTGACCCGGGGCTTCGACACCGGGCGGTTCGCGTCCCGCCCGGACGCGGACGGTGTAGCCTCCGACGCCACCCGGGGCGCGCTCGACCTGGGCTGCCACGGGGCGATGGCCCTGGGGATGGCGGTGATGTTCGTCGTCATGGTGTGA